The following coding sequences lie in one Deinococcus roseus genomic window:
- a CDS encoding GGDEF domain-containing protein, translating to MAVNCELQEQQKTFMPLLAQTLTRELEQANRQLASLGMERLQLYQKLEQQGREFERQAHENPLTGLCNRRAFFQICEQKVLQAQQGTELSLALLDVDFFKHIVEAVNGLH from the coding sequence GTGGCTGTAAACTGTGAACTGCAAGAACAGCAGAAGACTTTCATGCCCCTGCTGGCCCAGACCCTCACACGGGAACTGGAGCAGGCCAACCGGCAACTGGCCTCGCTGGGGATGGAACGCCTGCAGCTCTACCAGAAGCTGGAACAGCAGGGCCGGGAATTTGAACGGCAGGCCCATGAAAACCCCCTGACCGGTCTGTGCAACCGTCGGGCGTTCTTTCAGATCTGTGAGCAGAAAGTGTTGCAGGCCCAGCAGGGCACAGAACTGTCGCTGGCATTGCTGGATGTGGATTTCTTCAAACACATCGTCGAAGCTGTAAATGGCCT
- a CDS encoding HD domain-containing phosphohydrolase encodes MSSSQNVPALSSQVLHRMLHESSDAILLMTYPMGDPHPTITYINRTLLLRTGFFLDELLGESPEVLLHASVRQDHFLRLMHRMQQGKNTRDTVKGTTRDGQVLWTELTISLLEGDMWLMVARDVTQQVQYQQESLQRAHQLEQMLHHAGSVLQIISRTGDRVYTSPSCMHLFGYTAEEMQDLDYSKLVHPEDLALVLEARLQLFQQDEGPSEPMEYRIITRAREERWVSSVVRRVELGPEDWEFHLTTMDITDRKWAELRLHQQLERYRALLDLTYQLETVTEPDVLSVSTLEFLLPLTEFQCGSFVRVSEEGLSLIRTLGKGEEEFRTLVQQVMDSMTAQEVPGNLPALSPVFFSNRNEHHLQTPLGEQFPSVAILPIVAGQTLCGVMFMGSRVPQPISDSTRRLCTAVTERVSLGYHRLLDLERLKEAREETLRAMGLVLEYRDFETKGHTDRVVQLSERLGQAVKLDQQQLDALRFGAYLHDVGKVAIPDQVLLKPERLNSQDWGFIQQHPGVGYDLLHHIPTLPTEALEVVLYHQERWNGSGYPKSLKGQDIPLLARLFAVVDVYDALVSERPYKPAWSHQEAVHQLREEAGTLLDPDLVEAFLKMLNSEQKH; translated from the coding sequence ATGTCCTCTTCTCAAAACGTTCCCGCACTCTCCAGCCAGGTGCTTCACCGCATGCTGCACGAGAGTTCCGATGCCATCTTGCTGATGACCTACCCGATGGGGGATCCCCATCCGACCATCACGTACATCAACCGCACCCTGCTTTTGCGCACCGGGTTTTTTCTGGATGAATTGCTGGGGGAAAGCCCTGAAGTGCTGCTGCACGCCTCGGTTCGGCAAGACCATTTCCTGCGCCTGATGCACCGCATGCAGCAAGGCAAAAACACCCGTGACACCGTGAAAGGCACCACCCGCGACGGTCAGGTGCTGTGGACCGAACTCACCATCTCGCTGCTGGAGGGAGACATGTGGCTGATGGTGGCCCGGGACGTCACCCAGCAGGTGCAGTACCAGCAGGAATCCCTGCAGCGTGCCCACCAGCTTGAACAGATGCTGCACCATGCCGGAAGTGTGCTGCAGATCATCTCCAGAACAGGAGACAGGGTCTACACCTCGCCTTCCTGCATGCACCTGTTCGGGTACACCGCAGAGGAAATGCAGGACCTGGATTACAGCAAACTGGTGCACCCCGAAGACCTTGCACTCGTTCTGGAAGCAAGGCTGCAGCTCTTTCAACAGGATGAGGGACCTTCTGAACCCATGGAGTACCGCATCATCACCCGCGCCAGAGAAGAACGCTGGGTGTCTTCGGTGGTGCGCCGGGTGGAACTGGGACCCGAAGACTGGGAGTTTCACCTCACCACCATGGACATCACCGACCGCAAATGGGCCGAACTCCGGCTGCACCAGCAGCTGGAACGTTACCGCGCCCTGCTGGACCTGACCTACCAGCTGGAAACCGTGACCGAGCCGGATGTTCTGTCGGTCAGCACCCTTGAATTTTTGCTGCCCCTCACCGAGTTTCAGTGCGGCTCGTTTGTGCGGGTGTCAGAAGAGGGGCTGTCTCTGATTCGCACCCTGGGAAAAGGCGAAGAGGAATTCCGCACCCTGGTGCAGCAGGTGATGGACAGCATGACCGCCCAGGAGGTGCCCGGAAACCTGCCTGCCCTGAGCCCTGTGTTTTTCAGCAACCGCAACGAACACCACCTGCAAACCCCTCTCGGAGAGCAGTTTCCATCTGTGGCCATCTTGCCCATCGTGGCAGGACAGACCCTGTGTGGAGTGATGTTCATGGGAAGCCGCGTTCCCCAGCCCATCAGCGATTCCACCCGCAGGCTGTGCACGGCCGTCACCGAACGGGTCAGCCTGGGATACCACCGCCTGCTGGACCTGGAACGCCTGAAAGAAGCCCGGGAGGAAACCCTGAGGGCCATGGGGCTGGTGCTGGAATACCGGGACTTTGAAACCAAAGGCCACACCGACCGGGTGGTGCAACTCTCAGAACGTCTGGGGCAAGCGGTCAAGCTGGACCAGCAGCAACTGGACGCCCTGCGTTTCGGGGCCTACCTGCACGATGTGGGCAAGGTGGCCATCCCGGATCAGGTGCTGCTGAAACCTGAACGCCTGAATTCCCAGGACTGGGGCTTCATCCAGCAGCATCCCGGTGTGGGCTATGACCTGCTGCACCACATCCCCACCCTGCCCACAGAGGCACTGGAAGTGGTTTTATACCACCAGGAACGCTGGAATGGCAGCGGTTACCCCAAAAGCCTCAAAGGGCAGGACATTCCCCTGCTGGCCCGCCTTTTCGCAGTGGTGGATGTGTACGACGCCCTGGTCAGCGAACGGCCCTACAAACCCGCCTGGAGCCATCAGGAGGCTGTCCATCAGCTCAGGGAAGAAGCAGGCACCCTGCTGGACCCAGATTTGGTGGAGGCTTTCTTGAAGATGTTGAACAGCGAGCAAAAGCATTGA